One Flavobacteriales bacterium DNA segment encodes these proteins:
- the gldL gene encoding gliding motility protein GldL: MAKLYGFGAAIVILGALFKLQHWTGAGAMLTIGLTVEAIIFFFSAFEKPHEDPDWSLVYPELAYMKDPDDKSSSSKKNTPVQELDDMLGKANVDQALITRLGDNLRSFNETVEGVNKSMDAVSATGDYSDQMREAARKLAEMNTYYDLQLKTMQNMGNSVGDSEKFQSEISKLGANLEALNKMYANMLNAMSNK; the protein is encoded by the coding sequence ATGGCCAAGCTGTATGGGTTTGGTGCTGCTATTGTAATCCTTGGTGCATTATTTAAGCTACAACACTGGACAGGAGCAGGAGCCATGTTAACTATTGGTCTTACTGTAGAAGCAATAATTTTCTTCTTTTCTGCTTTTGAAAAACCACACGAAGATCCGGATTGGAGTTTAGTATATCCAGAATTGGCATATATGAAAGATCCAGATGATAAATCTTCGTCTTCTAAGAAAAATACTCCTGTTCAAGAACTGGATGATATGCTTGGAAAAGCAAATGTTGATCAAGCTCTTATTACTCGATTAGGAGATAACTTAAGATCATTTAATGAAACTGTTGAAGGTGTAAATAAATCAATGGATGCTGTTTCTGCTACAGGAGATTACAGTGACCAAATGCGTGAAGCAGCTAGAAAATTAGCTGAAATGAACACATACTATGATTTGCAACTTAAGACAATGCAAAATATGGGTAACTCTGTTGGTGACTCTGAGAAATTCCAATCAGAAATATCTAAGTTGGGTGCTAATTTAGAAGCGCTTAACAAAATGTATGCGAATATGCTTAACGCAATGAGCAATAAATAA
- the gldM gene encoding gliding motility protein GldM translates to MAGNNLSPRQKMIGMMYLVLTAMLALNVSKEVLDAFQKINGGIVKTTQNFNSKNDEVYSSFVSAAETNEAKAGPWRDKAFSVKAKADKIVDDIQRLKFDMVMLSDKQVTFEGEEPLEDVTYDDLSAAQKKKLMVDVISKKDRERPGELMINKGNGAILQESLEAYRDFLKEMVNEPSIQSSLSTTFTFEERKEKYGSGMLSWVQQNFQDMPLIAAVTILSKIQTDVRNAESDVIKFLQQEIDAGSLKFTSADAIQIATSNYVFLGDSFKADVFLAAKDTTQNPIIYVGDYELGEDGKYKMVGDYDSIPVLAGKGKYAVKTSSQGYKKWGGLISMKTDVGDKIYPFNGEYQVAKPSLVISPTKMNVFYILASHPLKNGALGNPIDVSVPGVPKDKISVSCDNGVVKKVAGGGWEVFPKKTGSAKVNVVAEVDGKRRNMGSLEFRVMRTPKPEPKFLGSKNQKIKKSQLLSNNAKLYAELSNFVFDIRYSITGFSVDVTQRGELVTKYAKGNKVTGEMKTLFESLQIGSVIYFTNITCKGPDGAPKSLPSVKLTVN, encoded by the coding sequence ATGGCAGGAAATAATTTATCGCCAAGGCAAAAGATGATTGGTATGATGTATTTGGTGCTAACAGCAATGTTAGCATTAAATGTATCCAAAGAAGTTCTTGATGCCTTTCAAAAAATTAATGGTGGGATTGTAAAAACAACCCAAAATTTCAATAGTAAAAATGATGAAGTATATTCTTCATTTGTTTCTGCAGCTGAGACAAACGAAGCTAAAGCTGGTCCATGGCGTGACAAGGCTTTTAGTGTAAAGGCTAAAGCAGACAAAATTGTCGATGACATTCAGAGGCTCAAATTTGATATGGTAATGCTTTCAGATAAGCAAGTTACTTTCGAAGGTGAAGAGCCATTAGAAGATGTTACATATGATGATTTATCAGCAGCTCAGAAGAAAAAACTAATGGTAGATGTCATTAGTAAAAAAGATAGAGAAAGACCAGGGGAGTTAATGATTAATAAAGGTAATGGAGCAATTCTACAAGAAAGTTTGGAGGCATACAGAGACTTCTTGAAAGAAATGGTAAATGAACCATCTATTCAATCGTCATTATCTACAACTTTTACATTTGAAGAAAGAAAAGAAAAATATGGTTCAGGAATGTTATCTTGGGTGCAACAAAACTTTCAAGATATGCCGCTTATTGCTGCTGTTACCATATTATCAAAAATACAAACAGATGTAAGAAACGCAGAGTCGGATGTTATTAAGTTTTTACAACAAGAAATTGATGCAGGTTCTTTAAAGTTTACTTCTGCTGATGCTATACAAATTGCTACTTCTAACTATGTGTTTTTAGGTGACTCTTTTAAGGCAGATGTATTTTTAGCAGCAAAGGATACTACCCAAAACCCAATTATTTATGTTGGAGATTATGAACTTGGTGAGGATGGTAAGTATAAAATGGTTGGAGATTATGATTCTATACCTGTTCTAGCTGGTAAAGGAAAATATGCTGTTAAAACCTCATCACAAGGATACAAGAAATGGGGTGGTTTAATATCTATGAAAACAGATGTTGGTGATAAAATTTACCCTTTTAATGGTGAATACCAAGTTGCTAAACCAAGTTTAGTTATCTCGCCAACTAAGATGAATGTATTTTACATTTTAGCAAGTCACCCACTAAAGAATGGTGCACTTGGAAACCCAATAGACGTTTCAGTTCCTGGTGTACCTAAAGATAAAATTAGCGTTTCTTGTGATAATGGTGTTGTTAAAAAAGTAGCTGGTGGCGGATGGGAAGTTTTCCCAAAGAAAACAGGTAGTGCAAAAGTTAATGTAGTTGCAGAAGTTGATGGGAAAAGACGTAATATGGGCTCTCTCGAATTTAGAGTAATGAGAACTCCTAAGCCAGAGCCAAAATTTTTAGGGTCTAAGAACCAAAAAATTAAGAAAAGCCAATTACTTTCTAATAATGCTAAGTTATATGCAGAGTTAAGTAATTTCGTTTTTGACATTAGATATAGTATCACAGGTTTCTCTGTTGATGTTACACAAAGAGGTGAGTTAGTTACCAAGTATGCCAAAGGAAACAAGGTTACTGGTGAAATGAAAACCTTATTTGAATCACTTCAGATTGGTTCTGTTATTTATTTTACTAATATTACATGTAAGGGACCAGACGGTGCGCCTAAGTCGTTGCCATCTGTAAAGCTTACCGTAAATTAA
- a CDS encoding type IX secretion system membrane protein PorP/SprF has product MKKYFLLFLLFTLAFHSKAQQDPQFSQYIFNNLSFNPGSSGYEEAICATALHRSQWVGFEDAPVTTNLSVQSPLQLLHGGVGLNILTDKIGQNEFLSLNLSYAYRFDVAGGKLGIGVSVGVMQDGLDGSGIITENPDPSIPTSTEKGSSFDLGAGLFFNSDKVYVGLSSKHINEPTITTSLDIFDVKRHYYLTAGYVHELNPKIDVKPSLLVKTEGVTTTLDLTSILEYNKKLWGGVTYRPSSRAVLLLGMHINDDLKFGFSYDIPTTNVSTSGSFEFMLGYCFKIDYNKVVKGFKNPRYL; this is encoded by the coding sequence ATGAAAAAATATTTTTTGCTTTTCTTGTTGTTTACTCTTGCTTTTCATTCTAAAGCGCAGCAAGATCCTCAATTTAGTCAATATATCTTTAACAATCTATCGTTTAACCCTGGATCGTCTGGATATGAGGAAGCAATATGTGCTACGGCTCTTCACCGTTCTCAGTGGGTTGGTTTTGAAGATGCTCCTGTAACAACTAACTTGTCAGTTCAATCCCCATTACAATTATTGCATGGTGGTGTAGGTCTAAATATACTTACTGATAAAATTGGTCAAAACGAATTTTTATCTCTGAATCTTTCTTACGCTTACAGATTTGATGTCGCTGGTGGTAAACTTGGAATTGGTGTTTCTGTTGGTGTAATGCAAGACGGTTTAGACGGAAGTGGCATAATCACTGAAAATCCAGACCCTTCCATACCAACTTCAACTGAAAAAGGTTCAAGCTTTGACCTAGGAGCTGGTTTATTTTTTAACTCCGATAAGGTTTATGTTGGCTTATCATCTAAGCACATAAATGAGCCAACAATTACCACCTCTTTAGATATATTTGACGTTAAAAGGCATTATTATTTAACGGCTGGATACGTTCACGAATTAAATCCAAAAATTGATGTAAAACCCTCCTTACTTGTTAAAACAGAGGGAGTTACAACTACTCTAGACTTAACTTCAATACTCGAATACAATAAAAAGTTGTGGGGTGGAGTTACATATAGACCTAGTTCCCGTGCAGTACTATTACTCGGTATGCACATCAACGATGATTTGAAATTTGGATTCTCATACGATATTCCTACTACAAACGTTTCTACATCTGGAAGCTTTGAATTTATGTTGGGATATTGCTTTAAAATAGATTATAACAAGGTTGTCAAAGGATTTAAAAACCCTAGATATCTATAA
- a CDS encoding SUMF1/EgtB/PvdO family nonheme iron enzyme, giving the protein MKNLFVFGFVAVVLASCSTSGNGELIGIQNRPIWNPTDPYGMVFIPQGSFNMGPGDQDVPYAHVTQHKTVSVAAFYIDETEITNNEYRQFVEWVRDSIARVILGENGVEGYELIEEDDYGNFIDPPHIDWSRSIRWDDTEVREVLEDEMYLPEHERFYSRREFDTRKYNFRFEDVDIQRASSRENKAQGKKDRSVFIEKPEINIFPDTLVWTSDYTYSYNDPWSRNYFHHPAFDDYPVVGVSWKQAVAFSKWRTSILDKYLIEREEPLHDEFRLPSETEWEYAARGGFDLSPYPWGGPYTTNEVGCFLANFKPRRGNYVADGGIKTVKVASYNPNNFGLYDMAGNVSEWTSNAYDESAFNFSHDMNMDFNYDAQDSDPQILKRKVIRGGSWKDISHFIQVGTRDYEFQDTAKSYIGFRNVISFLGRDKVDFR; this is encoded by the coding sequence ATGAAAAATTTATTTGTCTTTGGATTCGTCGCAGTAGTATTGGCAAGTTGCTCTACTTCTGGTAATGGCGAACTGATAGGTATTCAGAATAGACCTATCTGGAATCCAACTGACCCTTACGGAATGGTATTTATTCCTCAGGGAAGTTTTAACATGGGACCTGGTGACCAAGATGTTCCTTATGCTCATGTAACGCAACACAAAACAGTTTCTGTAGCAGCATTCTACATTGATGAAACTGAAATTACAAATAATGAATACCGACAATTTGTTGAGTGGGTTAGAGATTCAATCGCTAGAGTTATACTAGGAGAAAATGGTGTCGAAGGTTATGAACTCATAGAAGAGGATGACTACGGTAACTTTATTGACCCACCTCACATTGATTGGAGTAGATCTATTAGATGGGATGACACTGAGGTTCGTGAAGTTCTTGAGGATGAAATGTATTTGCCAGAACACGAAAGATTCTATTCAAGAAGAGAATTTGATACTAGAAAATATAACTTTAGATTTGAAGATGTTGATATTCAGCGTGCATCTTCTAGAGAAAATAAAGCTCAAGGTAAAAAAGACAGATCAGTCTTCATTGAAAAACCTGAAATTAATATTTTCCCAGACACACTAGTTTGGACTTCGGATTATACCTATTCGTACAATGACCCTTGGTCAAGAAATTATTTCCATCATCCAGCATTTGATGATTACCCAGTCGTGGGTGTTAGTTGGAAGCAGGCTGTAGCTTTTTCAAAATGGAGAACAAGTATTCTTGATAAATATTTAATCGAAAGAGAAGAGCCTTTACATGATGAGTTTCGTCTTCCTTCAGAAACAGAGTGGGAGTACGCAGCCAGAGGTGGTTTTGATTTATCGCCATATCCATGGGGAGGGCCTTATACTACCAACGAGGTAGGTTGTTTTCTTGCTAACTTCAAGCCAAGGAGAGGTAACTATGTAGCCGATGGTGGTATCAAAACAGTAAAGGTTGCATCTTATAATCCGAATAACTTTGGATTGTACGATATGGCTGGTAACGTTTCAGAGTGGACAAGTAATGCTTATGATGAGTCAGCATTTAATTTCTCTCACGATATGAATATGGATTTCAACTACGACGCTCAGGATTCCGACCCTCAAATTTTAAAGAGAAAGGTTATTCGTGGTGGTTCTTGGAAAGATATTTCTCACTTCATACAAGTAGGAACAAGAGATTATGAATTTCAAGATACGGCTAAATCATATATCGGGTTTAGAAACGTGATTTCTTTCTTAGGTAGAGATAAAGTAGATTTTAGATAA